The Roseovarius indicus genome has a segment encoding these proteins:
- a CDS encoding ABC transporter ATP-binding protein, translating into MLRVDGLTLGYGGIRALENASIDVRENTVTTLVGSNGAGKSTLMKGIMGLMAPLAGEVRLDGERLSGLSTSQIVAQGVVLVPEGRELFPRMTVLENLQVGASLGGDGTRKKRNLDTVTELFPVLGRKLSMAARNLSGGEQQMLAVGRALMASPRFLLLDEPSIGLAPLVEEQLMASIRQVSNELGLGVLLVEQNAMLALENSYWAYVIELGRITKSAASADLVEDPSIVDAYLGG; encoded by the coding sequence ATGCTGCGGGTTGATGGCCTCACACTCGGATATGGGGGCATTCGGGCATTGGAGAACGCTTCGATTGACGTGCGCGAAAACACCGTCACGACGCTGGTCGGAAGTAACGGCGCGGGCAAGTCGACCCTGATGAAGGGCATCATGGGCCTCATGGCCCCTTTGGCGGGCGAGGTGCGTCTGGACGGGGAGCGGCTATCGGGGCTGTCGACCAGTCAGATCGTGGCGCAAGGTGTCGTCCTCGTGCCGGAAGGGAGAGAGCTGTTCCCGAGGATGACGGTTCTGGAAAACCTGCAAGTCGGCGCCAGCCTTGGTGGGGACGGAACCCGGAAAAAAAGAAATCTCGATACCGTCACGGAGCTGTTTCCCGTGCTGGGCCGGAAACTGTCGATGGCGGCCAGGAACCTCAGCGGTGGCGAGCAGCAGATGCTTGCGGTTGGGCGGGCGCTGATGGCGTCACCTCGGTTCCTGTTACTTGATGAGCCGTCGATCGGGCTGGCGCCTCTGGTCGAAGAACAGCTCATGGCCTCTATACGGCAGGTCTCTAACGAGCTGGGTCTTGGGGTTCTGCTGGTGGAACAGAACGCGATGCTGGCGCTCGAGAATTCCTACTGGGCCTATGTCATCGAACTTGGCCGTATTACGAAGTCGGCTGCTTCTGCGGATCTGGTGGAAGATCCGAGTATCGTCGATGCCTATCTCGGTGGCTGA
- a CDS encoding ABC transporter ATP-binding protein: MLEAKGLSRSFGRLVAVDQLDLSVGRGTIHGLIGPNGSGKSTTMNLISGSLKPSAGQVFLNDGRIDGRHQDALAQEGLIRTFQLTRVYAELTVFEAVRLGALARNRGTLDWRAVLPFPKRGPSADRTMQAIEKMGLGDVANQMAGSLPGGRQRVLSIATALAASPQCLLLDEPLAGLNATEKADVATRIELLRDEGITILLVEHDMKSVMRLCDRVTVINFGQRIAEGAPAEIGRNEAVIKAYLGEKGARHAAG, from the coding sequence ATGCTTGAGGCGAAGGGATTGTCGCGCAGTTTCGGCAGGTTGGTTGCCGTGGACCAGCTTGACCTGTCGGTGGGGCGCGGAACCATACACGGGCTTATCGGGCCCAACGGGTCGGGCAAATCAACGACCATGAACCTCATCAGCGGATCGCTGAAGCCCAGTGCCGGACAGGTGTTCCTCAATGATGGCCGTATCGACGGCAGGCACCAGGACGCGCTGGCACAGGAAGGTCTGATACGTACGTTTCAGCTAACGCGGGTCTATGCGGAGCTTACCGTATTTGAAGCAGTGCGCCTTGGGGCGCTGGCCAGGAACCGCGGGACCCTGGACTGGCGCGCAGTGTTGCCATTTCCCAAGCGTGGCCCCAGCGCGGATCGCACAATGCAGGCGATCGAGAAGATGGGCCTCGGAGATGTCGCGAACCAGATGGCCGGGAGCCTGCCGGGTGGGCGGCAACGCGTGCTTTCAATTGCGACCGCACTGGCTGCTTCCCCTCAATGTCTTCTTCTGGATGAACCGCTGGCGGGGTTGAACGCCACCGAAAAGGCCGATGTAGCGACGCGCATCGAGCTGCTGCGCGACGAGGGCATCACGATATTGCTGGTGGAGCACGATATGAAATCGGTCATGCGTTTGTGCGACCGCGTCACGGTCATCAATTTTGGCCAGCGCATCGCGGAAGGTGCGCCGGCGGAGATCGGCAGGAACGAGGCCGTTATCAAAGCCTATCTCGGGGAAAAGGGGGCGCGTCATGCTGCGGGTTGA